A genomic stretch from Corynebacterium faecale includes:
- a CDS encoding IS1249 family transposase: protein MNRTRPTCPVCHKPTRKNGTTSKGTTRWRCTTCNATTTNTRPDDHHPKRFTLFINWILGTQSRTTIAAELGLNRRTLTRWFHNSWLIHVPRNNDPHRVHDQLFIDGTYFNTKCLLVACTLDHVVAWHWCTKEDSYNYARLFDQLQPPLIVTTDGQQGALKAIKDTWPTTKIQRCIVHVKRNVQRHITLKPKLNAGKTLRQLSLKLLKVTTAEEAAQWTAQLQQFYLIYRDWLNEKTYKKDVPADKVPWHARNNKTWWYTHHRHRSAYKLLEKLVRDGHLFTYIDPPEGVSRKIKATTNCLEGGINAQIKALARTHRGMFDEHQRIAVDWWLYLHTQLPDDPVKIARQQQWGQVALAKVTDLINHEKPDAGARPLDSRHRGFNQEADFRITEPRSSNTAGARYLHQECRRTVL from the coding sequence GTGAACAGAACACGACCCACCTGCCCGGTCTGCCACAAACCCACACGAAAAAACGGCACCACCTCCAAAGGCACCACCAGATGGCGCTGCACCACCTGCAACGCCACCACCACCAACACCCGCCCTGATGATCACCACCCCAAGCGATTCACCTTGTTCATCAACTGGATCCTTGGCACCCAATCACGCACCACCATCGCCGCCGAACTAGGCCTCAACCGACGAACACTCACACGCTGGTTCCACAACTCCTGGCTCATCCACGTCCCCCGGAACAACGACCCCCACCGGGTCCACGACCAACTGTTCATCGACGGCACCTACTTCAACACTAAATGCCTCCTGGTGGCCTGCACCCTCGATCACGTCGTCGCCTGGCACTGGTGCACCAAAGAAGATTCCTACAACTACGCCCGACTCTTCGATCAACTCCAACCACCCTTGATCGTGACCACCGATGGCCAACAAGGAGCACTCAAAGCCATCAAAGACACCTGGCCCACCACCAAAATCCAACGGTGCATCGTCCACGTTAAACGCAACGTCCAACGCCATATCACCTTAAAACCCAAGCTCAACGCAGGGAAAACACTCCGACAACTATCCCTAAAACTACTGAAAGTCACCACCGCCGAAGAGGCAGCCCAGTGGACCGCACAGCTACAACAGTTCTACCTGATCTACCGAGATTGGTTGAACGAAAAAACCTACAAAAAAGACGTCCCCGCTGACAAAGTCCCCTGGCATGCACGCAACAATAAAACCTGGTGGTACACCCATCACCGCCACCGCAGTGCCTACAAACTCCTGGAAAAACTCGTCCGCGATGGCCACCTCTTTACCTACATCGACCCACCAGAAGGAGTCAGCAGAAAGATCAAAGCCACCACCAACTGCCTCGAAGGTGGGATCAACGCTCAGATCAAAGCCCTGGCACGAACCCACCGGGGAATGTTTGATGAGCACCAGCGCATCGCGGTGGACTGGTGGCTATACCTACACACGCAGCTGCCTGACGATCCGGTAAAGATCGCCAGGCAGCAACAGTGGGGACAAGTCGCACTCGCCAAAGTCACGGACTTGATCAACCACGAAAAACCAGACGCCGGGGCCCGACCCCTGGATAGTAGACACAGAGGATTTAATCAGGAAGCAGATTTCAGGATAACAGAACCGCGCTCCTCAAACACCGCAGGCGCGAGATATTTACACCAGGAATGCCGGCGCACCGTGTTGTAA
- a CDS encoding integrase core domain-containing protein — translation MGSIGTSADNALAESFNAALKREVLQDAKTFENQLRCRRDVFRWCIRYNTVRRHSWCKYLAPAVFEERGSVILKSAS, via the coding sequence ATGGGATCAATCGGCACCAGTGCGGACAACGCGTTAGCGGAGTCGTTCAATGCTGCGCTGAAGCGGGAAGTCCTCCAGGATGCCAAGACCTTTGAGAATCAATTGCGCTGCCGTCGGGACGTGTTCCGCTGGTGTATCCGTTACAACACGGTGCGCCGGCATTCCTGGTGTAAATATCTCGCGCCTGCGGTGTTTGAGGAGCGCGGTTCTGTTATCCTGAAATCTGCTTCCTGA
- a CDS encoding IS3 family transposase produces the protein MIRFRFVDDAQKNHSVKRLCEVLKLNRSSFYKWKNSSSARRKRLMSDAILGARVKTVFAVERGCYGAKRITAELKDQAGHDPVNHKRVARVMRELKLFGYTKKRKVTTTVSDQKKPVFPDLVGRKFTADKPNQLLTSGTSPTCRFRMGRICTWPRLLIVILSRLVGFSIADHMRTSLVQDALLMAKGQRGSLKGAIFHSDHGSVYTSHAFQDTCKELGIEGSQWDQSAPVRTTR, from the coding sequence GTGATCCGCTTCCGGTTCGTTGATGACGCCCAGAAGAACCATTCGGTTAAGCGGTTGTGCGAGGTGTTAAAACTCAACAGATCCTCGTTCTATAAATGGAAAAACAGCAGTTCAGCCCGCAGAAAACGCCTCATGTCCGACGCGATCCTCGGCGCCCGCGTCAAGACTGTATTCGCCGTCGAACGCGGTTGCTATGGGGCGAAACGGATCACGGCTGAACTCAAAGACCAGGCCGGTCATGACCCCGTGAACCACAAGCGCGTCGCCCGGGTCATGCGTGAACTCAAATTATTTGGCTATACAAAGAAACGCAAGGTCACCACCACAGTGTCCGATCAGAAGAAACCAGTGTTCCCTGACCTTGTCGGCCGGAAGTTCACTGCTGACAAGCCAAACCAGCTTCTCACGTCGGGGACATCACCTACCTGCCGATTCAGGATGGGTCGAATATGTACCTGGCCACGGTTATTGATTGTTATTCTTAGCAGGTTGGTAGGTTTTTCCATCGCAGATCACATGCGTACTTCCCTGGTGCAGGATGCGCTGCTGATGGCTAAGGGGCAGCGTGGAAGCCTGAAGGGTGCGATTTTCCACTCTGATCACGGAAGTGTTTACACTTCTCATGCGTTCCAAGACACCTGCAAAGAGCTTGGAATTGAGGGCAGTCAATGGGATCAATCGGCACCAGTGCGGACAACGCGTTAG
- a CDS encoding transposase yields the protein MPSKTYTEEFRRDAVALYENSPGTSLQTIATDLGINRATLHNWLKKYGTGARTKISSKDSASPASVTEAERIRQLERENARLREERDILRKAAKYFAEETNW from the coding sequence ATGCCAAGCAAGACCTACACCGAAGAGTTCAGACGCGATGCCGTCGCGCTCTACGAGAACTCCCCGGGCACCTCGCTCCAGACCATCGCCACTGATCTTGGGATCAACCGTGCCACCCTGCATAACTGGCTGAAAAAATACGGCACCGGTGCCCGCACCAAGATCAGCTCTAAGGATTCAGCTTCCCCGGCCTCGGTGACGGAGGCCGAGCGGATTCGACAACTCGAACGAGAAAACGCCCGGCTCCGGGAAGAACGTGACATCCTGCGGAAAGCCGCTAAATATTTCGCGGAAGAGACGAACTGGTGA
- a CDS encoding cytochrome P450 produces MSTESSCPFSPGEQAPNLLRKGYLFASHLRSKAGISPESNTPVRARMLFKPVTLVRGSKGVELFYDSERIKRDGGMPMVIRGPLFGHKAVHTLDAEEHRVRKHQMADIAYDDEQVTAFDTLVKEEVDRVLADWARTPGTVYKGAALAFGRAAFRWAGLDLNNREADRRAWQMAELVYRFGHPIKGHATAWLNRARLDKWAEKIITEVRSGDRQAPPGSALEAMARLAGPDGELIDAKIAGIELQNLTRPTIAVSLFASFAAGALVDHPEWVEKIRDGGEPVALAFAQEVRRLYPFVPMLPAVSTTDTEIQGCPVHKDERVIIDVYGTNTDPNEWENPSTFDPNRFLSRDDLKTQADYEKITAFIPQGGAGVYTGHRCPGEKITVSALTSMVLALCRPEVNLSSDPADIRFPWTTMLTRSETGMRVRVKQ; encoded by the coding sequence ATGTCCACTGAATCCTCCTGCCCCTTCTCCCCGGGCGAGCAGGCCCCCAATCTGCTGCGCAAAGGCTACCTGTTCGCCTCCCATCTGCGGAGCAAGGCTGGCATATCCCCTGAATCCAACACACCGGTGCGCGCCCGCATGCTGTTCAAACCGGTCACCCTGGTCCGTGGCTCTAAGGGGGTGGAGCTGTTCTATGATTCTGAGCGGATCAAACGCGATGGCGGCATGCCCATGGTCATCCGTGGCCCACTCTTCGGGCACAAGGCGGTGCACACCCTCGACGCGGAGGAGCACCGGGTGCGCAAACATCAGATGGCTGATATCGCCTATGACGATGAGCAGGTGACGGCCTTCGACACCCTGGTCAAGGAGGAAGTGGACCGGGTGCTCGCGGACTGGGCCCGCACACCCGGCACGGTCTACAAAGGTGCGGCGCTGGCCTTCGGTCGCGCGGCTTTCCGGTGGGCCGGGCTTGATCTGAACAACCGCGAGGCCGATCGCCGGGCCTGGCAGATGGCTGAACTGGTCTACCGATTCGGCCACCCCATCAAGGGCCACGCCACCGCATGGCTCAACCGCGCCCGCCTGGACAAGTGGGCGGAAAAAATCATCACCGAGGTCCGCTCCGGTGACCGCCAGGCACCTCCTGGGAGCGCGCTCGAGGCGATGGCCCGGTTGGCCGGGCCCGACGGTGAGCTTATCGACGCAAAAATCGCCGGCATCGAATTACAGAACCTCACCCGTCCCACCATCGCAGTGTCCCTCTTCGCCTCCTTCGCCGCCGGCGCACTGGTGGATCATCCCGAATGGGTGGAAAAGATCCGCGATGGGGGAGAACCCGTCGCCCTCGCCTTCGCCCAGGAAGTCCGCCGACTCTATCCCTTCGTCCCCATGCTGCCAGCGGTCTCCACCACCGACACCGAGATCCAGGGCTGCCCCGTACACAAAGATGAGCGCGTAATCATCGATGTCTACGGCACCAACACCGACCCCAATGAATGGGAGAACCCCAGCACCTTCGACCCGAACCGGTTCCTCTCACGGGATGATCTGAAAACCCAGGCAGATTATGAGAAGATCACCGCCTTTATCCCCCAGGGCGGTGCCGGCGTCTACACCGGCCACCGCTGCCCGGGCGAAAAGATCACCGTATCTGCACTGACCTCCATGGTGCTGGCACTGTGCCGACCGGAAGTGAACCTCTCCTCCGACCCGGCTGACATCCGCTTCCCATGGACCACGATGCTCACCCGCTCCGAGACCGGCATGCGGGTCCGTGTGAAGCAGTAG